In a single window of the Larimichthys crocea isolate SSNF chromosome XVII, L_crocea_2.0, whole genome shotgun sequence genome:
- the LOC109139582 gene encoding golgin subfamily A member 6-like protein 6: MDVTPNQQQDSGIPAEVQKYFEELCNANGSQKVTFVNGLVGLPTPLLKAARKQYLDSQLAPPPPVNPWTARAAMLQKNCRKTNEADVPLLSSQIPQPAITSQSSQVAARPKKTVVPKKVHKQPQPPKENPWLKSTKTKETIHSLEIDEIDFPLLTAEKCVVAPEKTQQAAKALNIKKISGTEHRWPHTGHYRLCTLWRTGSQLAVIPEEPELDVIVDDISTHVPQPSNTPQQAPISEATNPAEAFFQKTGVKMIAVPEIDFMEDKSEEIIKLEREQAAMLKEVEQLREMLQTQRALQAQEESKYQTRVEYLQLEISNTETSEKEVLCKVSKLEEAVEKEKSHQSETETSMSHLRAENSRLVAALTQAEEDTKKETIQWEEEKSNLLSNIKEEQQILQDEMNRTTLTNSAAKQSEESSRLVAALVQAEEEFKQETLQWEEEKSNLLQTISAQQQALENNITSNQLKDTLKNQSKEDQKDMKQWEEGEEKCSLLTSVTEQQEVHKDETILLNDSTVSQNEDNSKLVAALVQAEKGLKQEALQWDEQKANLLKSITEQQQAVEQGTSKAENQDRHNRLDEQVAAILNRPRKPSLWKRFKRLFKRTVPPPVPPPSSQPS, from the coding sequence ATGGATGTGACCCCAAATCAGCAACAGGATAGTGGGATTCCTGCTGAAGTGCAAAAGTATTTTGAGGAACTGTGCAATGCTAATGGATCCCAAAAAGTTACTTTTGTAAATGGACTGGTGGGGCTTCCCACTCCACTTTTAAAGGCAGCTAGAAAACAATACCTTGATTCACAActggctccaccaccacctgtaAACCCATGGACTGCACGTGCAGCCATGCTCCAAAAGAATTGCAGGAAGACTAATGAGGCTGATGTTCCCCTACTCAGTAGTCAAATACCACAGCCTGCTATAACATCACAGTCATCACAGGTAGCTGCCCGCCCCAAGAAAACTGTGGTTCCTAAAAAAGTACACAAACAGCCTCAGCCTCCTAAAGAAAATCCTTGGCTGAAATccaccaaaacaaaagagacaattCATTCCCTGGAGATCGATGAGATTGACTTTCCCCTGCTTACAGCTGAGAAGTGTGTGGTGGCccctgaaaaaacacaacaggctgcaaaagcCTTGAACATCAAGAAGATCTCTGGTACAGAGCACCGGTGGCCTCACACAGGACACTACAGACTATGTACGCTCTGGCGCACAGGATCACAGTTAGCTGTGATTCCAGAAGAACCAGAGTTAGATGTGATTGTTGATGACATCAGCACACATGTCCCCCAGCCCAGCAATACCCCACAGCAGGCTCCAATATCAGAAGCCACCAATCCAGCTGAGGCTTTCTTTCAGAAGACCGGGGTAAAAATGATAGCAGTCCCTGAGATCGACTTCATGGAAGACAAAAGTGAGGAGATCATCAAACTAGAAAGAGAGCAAGCAGCTATGCTTAAAGAGGTGGAGCAACTTCGAGAAATGCTCCAAACTCAGAGAGCTCTGCAAGCTCAAGAAGAATCAAAATATCAGACCAGGGTCGAGTACCTTCAGCTTGAGATATCCAACACAGAGACCTCAGAAAAGGAGGTCCTCTGCAAGGTTTCCAAGCTAGAGGAAgctgttgaaaaagaaaaaagccatcAGAGTGAAACTGAAACATCTATGTCCCATCTGAGAGCCGAAAACTCCAGACTGGTGGCTGCTCTGACCCAGGCAGAGGAGGACACAAAGAAGGAAACTATccagtgggaggaggagaaatcaaATCTGCTGAGCAACATTAAAGAAGAACAGCAGATCCTCCAGGATGAAATGAACAGGACTACTTTAACGAACAGTGCAGCCAAGCAGTCTGAAGAAAGCTCTAGACTGGTGGCTGCACTGGTACAGGCAGAAGAAGAGTTCAAACAAGAGACCCTCcagtgggaggaagagaagtcTAATCTTCTGCAAACCATCAGTGCACAACAACAGGCACTTGAGAACAACATCACCAGTAACCAATTAAAGGACACTCTTAAGAACCAGAGTAAAGAAGATCAGAAGGACATGAAACagtgggaggagggagaagaaaagtgCAGTCTCCTGACAAGTGTGACTGAACAACAAGAGGTCCACAAAGATGAAACCATTCTTCTGAATGACAGTACTGTCAGTCAGAATGAAGACAACTCCAAACTGGTGGCTGCACTGGTACAAGCAGAGAAGGGTCTAAAACAGGAGGCACTTCAGTGGGACGAGCAAAAGGCCAATCTGTTGAAAAGTatcacagaacaacaacaggcCGTTGAGCAGGGAACCAGCAAAGCTGAAAATCAGGACAGACACAACCGTCTTGACGAACAGGTGGCTGCGATTTTGAACAGACCCAGAAAGCCTTCTTTATGGAAAAGATTCAAACGACTTTTCAAAAGAACTGTGCCACCTCCTGTGCCACCTCCTTCATCCCAACCATCCTAA
- the LOC104936003 gene encoding transmembrane protein 69 isoform X2 yields MQRGILNMNLVKTGLTGLCSGFKIRLPWSSLNTDCTPEQVSSEDWSCCLFLMHLHMLSVIFRKGNFTAQKVCHWAAPSQKCWTSALTGASDGGSSFLQTGWATTHAALVRNQHLHSSAVRLKKRPQAEPLPRELDLLRYDMKDLWKSPKPALYLGFAGLIPFVTPTLFMALTESYCPELAYAQLAYSASIVSFLGGARWGFALPESSPAKPDWLNLANSVVPSLLAWVTMLMSDSIISAGTMAIMAHGIALHYDLSLLPTYPSWLKALRAVLTIVAFFSLLGTLAIHGIYPEKKIFD; encoded by the exons ATGCAGAGAGGAATCTTGAACATGAACCTAGTAAAGACAGGTTTGACTGGTTTGTGCTCCGGGTTCAAGATCCGCCTGCCCTGGTCCAGTCTAAACACTGACTGTACACCTGAGCAGGTTTCCTCTGAAGActggagctgctgtttgttcctGATGCATCTTCAT ATGCTCTCTGTTATATTCAGAAAAGGCAACTTTACAGCACAGAAG GTGTGCCATTGGGCAGCTCCTTCACAAAAATGCTGGACATCAGCCCTAACCGGAGCTTCTGATGGTGGATCCAGCTTCCTGCAGACCGGCTGGGCTAC GACTCATGCAGCTCTAGTGAGGAACCAACACTTACACTCTTCTGCTGTCAGGCTGAAGAAGCGACCACAGGCTGAACCTCTTCCCAGAGAACTGGATCTGCTGCGCTATGACATGAAGGACTTGTGGAAAAGTCCCAAACCTGCTCTGTACCTGGGGTTTGCAGGACTTATCCCCTTTGTCACTCCCACTCTGTTCATGGCTCTGACTGAGAGCTACTGTCCAGAGTTGGCCTATGCTCAGTTAGCTTACAGCGCCTCCATTGTCTCCTTCCTGGGTGGTGCTCGTTGGGGATTCGCTCTTCCTGAGAGCAGCCCAGCAAAACCTGACTGGTTGAACCTAGCTAATAGTGTGGTTCCCTCCTTGTTAGCTTGGGTGACCATGCTGATGAGCGACAGCATCATCTCTGCAGGCACCATGGCTATCATGGCACATGGAATCGCGCTGCATTATGATCTGTCTCTGCTGCCCACTTACCCCAGCTGGTTGAAAGCCCTGCGAGCTGTCCTGACCATTGTGGcgttcttttctcttcttggtACTCTCGCAATCCATGGAATATACCCAGAGAAGAAGATATTCgactaa
- the LOC104936003 gene encoding transmembrane protein 69 isoform X1: MQRGILNMNLVKTGLTGLCSGFKIRLPWSSLNTDCTPEQVSSEDWSCCLFLMHLHMLSVIFRKGNFTAQKVCHWAAPSQKCWTSALTGASDGGSSFLQTGWATTAKHPSSERADGRVKHPAVVGFRRIGLLQRTQTHAALVRNQHLHSSAVRLKKRPQAEPLPRELDLLRYDMKDLWKSPKPALYLGFAGLIPFVTPTLFMALTESYCPELAYAQLAYSASIVSFLGGARWGFALPESSPAKPDWLNLANSVVPSLLAWVTMLMSDSIISAGTMAIMAHGIALHYDLSLLPTYPSWLKALRAVLTIVAFFSLLGTLAIHGIYPEKKIFD; the protein is encoded by the exons ATGCAGAGAGGAATCTTGAACATGAACCTAGTAAAGACAGGTTTGACTGGTTTGTGCTCCGGGTTCAAGATCCGCCTGCCCTGGTCCAGTCTAAACACTGACTGTACACCTGAGCAGGTTTCCTCTGAAGActggagctgctgtttgttcctGATGCATCTTCAT ATGCTCTCTGTTATATTCAGAAAAGGCAACTTTACAGCACAGAAG GTGTGCCATTGGGCAGCTCCTTCACAAAAATGCTGGACATCAGCCCTAACCGGAGCTTCTGATGGTGGATCCAGCTTCCTGCAGACCGGCTGGGCTACGACAGCTAAGCATCCGTCTTCAGAAAGGGCCGATGGACGAGTAAAACATCCTGCTGTCGTTGGTTTCAGGAGGATTGGCCTCCTCCAGAGGACCCAGACTCATGCAGCTCTAGTGAGGAACCAACACTTACACTCTTCTGCTGTCAGGCTGAAGAAGCGACCACAGGCTGAACCTCTTCCCAGAGAACTGGATCTGCTGCGCTATGACATGAAGGACTTGTGGAAAAGTCCCAAACCTGCTCTGTACCTGGGGTTTGCAGGACTTATCCCCTTTGTCACTCCCACTCTGTTCATGGCTCTGACTGAGAGCTACTGTCCAGAGTTGGCCTATGCTCAGTTAGCTTACAGCGCCTCCATTGTCTCCTTCCTGGGTGGTGCTCGTTGGGGATTCGCTCTTCCTGAGAGCAGCCCAGCAAAACCTGACTGGTTGAACCTAGCTAATAGTGTGGTTCCCTCCTTGTTAGCTTGGGTGACCATGCTGATGAGCGACAGCATCATCTCTGCAGGCACCATGGCTATCATGGCACATGGAATCGCGCTGCATTATGATCTGTCTCTGCTGCCCACTTACCCCAGCTGGTTGAAAGCCCTGCGAGCTGTCCTGACCATTGTGGcgttcttttctcttcttggtACTCTCGCAATCCATGGAATATACCCAGAGAAGAAGATATTCgactaa
- the LOC104936003 gene encoding transmembrane protein 69 isoform X3 — MLSVIFRKGNFTAQKVCHWAAPSQKCWTSALTGASDGGSSFLQTGWATTAKHPSSERADGRVKHPAVVGFRRIGLLQRTQTHAALVRNQHLHSSAVRLKKRPQAEPLPRELDLLRYDMKDLWKSPKPALYLGFAGLIPFVTPTLFMALTESYCPELAYAQLAYSASIVSFLGGARWGFALPESSPAKPDWLNLANSVVPSLLAWVTMLMSDSIISAGTMAIMAHGIALHYDLSLLPTYPSWLKALRAVLTIVAFFSLLGTLAIHGIYPEKKIFD; from the exons ATGCTCTCTGTTATATTCAGAAAAGGCAACTTTACAGCACAGAAG GTGTGCCATTGGGCAGCTCCTTCACAAAAATGCTGGACATCAGCCCTAACCGGAGCTTCTGATGGTGGATCCAGCTTCCTGCAGACCGGCTGGGCTACGACAGCTAAGCATCCGTCTTCAGAAAGGGCCGATGGACGAGTAAAACATCCTGCTGTCGTTGGTTTCAGGAGGATTGGCCTCCTCCAGAGGACCCAGACTCATGCAGCTCTAGTGAGGAACCAACACTTACACTCTTCTGCTGTCAGGCTGAAGAAGCGACCACAGGCTGAACCTCTTCCCAGAGAACTGGATCTGCTGCGCTATGACATGAAGGACTTGTGGAAAAGTCCCAAACCTGCTCTGTACCTGGGGTTTGCAGGACTTATCCCCTTTGTCACTCCCACTCTGTTCATGGCTCTGACTGAGAGCTACTGTCCAGAGTTGGCCTATGCTCAGTTAGCTTACAGCGCCTCCATTGTCTCCTTCCTGGGTGGTGCTCGTTGGGGATTCGCTCTTCCTGAGAGCAGCCCAGCAAAACCTGACTGGTTGAACCTAGCTAATAGTGTGGTTCCCTCCTTGTTAGCTTGGGTGACCATGCTGATGAGCGACAGCATCATCTCTGCAGGCACCATGGCTATCATGGCACATGGAATCGCGCTGCATTATGATCTGTCTCTGCTGCCCACTTACCCCAGCTGGTTGAAAGCCCTGCGAGCTGTCCTGACCATTGTGGcgttcttttctcttcttggtACTCTCGCAATCCATGGAATATACCCAGAGAAGAAGATATTCgactaa